Below is a genomic region from Pirellulaceae bacterium.
TCCGGTGATATTTTTGAACTTGAGGACGTCTTTCCGTTCTACGACTTCTGGTACGACGTGGCGCCCGTGAAGACGGAACGATTTATTAAAGGTTGCTGGGAGGTCTACGTGCGTGATTGGAATATCATGCATTACAACCGTCATGCTGGTTTTAATAAGAACATCGACTTCCGTCAGACCTGGGAGCGTCCGCTGTTGGAGGTCAAAGATTTGCCCACCAAGATGGAGGTGCTTGGGTTCATTGATGTTGGACTCGACCTGGCCTTTGGTGGATATTCGCTAGGCTGTCTACAGCAGGAGCAGAAACCGCGGCAGTGGGGGAACCGCTACCTGAAGGTACTCGCTTACCACCGCGATCCGAAAACCAATGTCTGGCCGATGTTGCTTTACACGCCGTCGATTCGGCGACATCTGGAAGTTTATCGTGAAGCTTTTCCCGAGGCCAATGTGACCGAGCCTCGAGTGATTATTTCAAGCTGGATCTACAACATGCCGGTGTTTTTTCTCGGTGCGTTGGGGACGGTTGAACAGGCCGACAAATACGGCCACAAAGCCGAATTGAGCGAAGTTCATGGTCGGATCGATGATTGGATCCTCGGCTATATGGATGCGGCTTACGATCGAGAAAACCACACCATGCGGAGTATCATCCTGGATGGTACGGACGTCACGGATCACGTTTTTCAGCCCGGTAAGGTACTTCATGGTTGGGGGGCAAAAGCCGGAGATTCTTTTCGAGCAAACCCGCCATCTCCCGCATTTCTGACCGCCATCGCTCGCGCCTACCGGCTTGCCGATGATGAAACTCGCAAACGCTATTGGTCGCTACTGCGCGAATTGGTTCGAGGGGAGGGACTCGGAGAGCTTGGTGCGACACCGGACGATCCACCGGATTTTAAGCTGGATGGTGCGCCGGCGGAACCTCCGTACCTTTTTGCACTCGCCGATCTCTATCGGGTTCATCGTCGACCTGAAGATTTGGAGCTCATGGAGGCGTTGGGGCACAAGTTGATTGATCGTCGTCAGGATCCGAAGACTGGATTGTTCTCATTACCGCCCGATCGTCTGCAAACCATGCGGCATAATCAGCGAACGAAGGAACCCGGCGAGGGGCTCACGACCGGGCAAATTCTACGTGCGGAATTTGACTATGACCGGCCCAGGGTGGTCTCGTTGGATGTGATTGATCCTCTGGCCTTAATGGCGGTGCATGCTTGCCGCACAGGACAGTTCGAAAAGATTCCGCAATGGCTAAGTGGAGGTCGGTGGGGCACCAGCACGGGTTGTGGTCACACGGTCGATCTGAATCTTGAACGTTGGTTCGACCGAGAGAAGCAAGAAGCCTATTACGAACGGGAACGCGATTGGCTGGACCAGAAAGGCTACGTGATCGGCGAGGGGTGGTTCGCCGAATGAGTGCAGCGCCGTGAAGATCTGTGGCGCGAGAATGTCTCAACTTTATTGCGATGAATTGCTCACGGAACTCGCACGCGGATTAGACAAGTTCCGACAGGGGTTTCGCGTTGTCTTCGGTAAGATACTGAGGTCGTCCCGCAAGGTCGGGAAGGGTTGCCTGTTCCGGAGTGATACCGAGGTTATGGTAGAGCGTCGCATACAGTTCGCCGAAGGTGACAGGACGGGAGGCGACTTCGCCAGCGATCTTGTCCGTGCTGCCGATGACCTGACCCGTCTTCATGCCGCCACCGGCAAGCAATGCGCAGTTAACGTTCGGCCAGTGGTCACGTCCCGTTCTGGCGCTGATCTTGGGTGTACGACCAAATTCACCCATCACAACGACGCTACAGTCCTTGTCGAGACCGCGGTCATGCAGGTCTTCGACCAAAGCACTTAAGCACTGATCGAACGGGGGAAAGTCTTCTGCCTCGCGAAGGAAAATGGAGTTGTTGACACGGCCTTCGGTATTTCTACCACCATGCCAGTCCCATTTGCTGTAGTTAAGTGTCACAACACGAGCACCGGCTTCGATTAGCCTTCTCGCCATGAGTAAGCTTTGAGGTACACGCGGCGCACCATTGCTGTCCATGAAGACTGTCGGGTCTCCGGTACCGTACCGTTCGATAACGTCAGCCGGTTCCTGCGAAATATCGAGAGCATCGGCCATTCTGGACGAGGTCAATAATCCAAATGCTTGTTGGGTAAAGGCGTCCATCGCGCCCATTTCGTCGTTTGAGTCGAGATTGCGGCGAATGTTGTCAAAGCGACGCAGCAGTGATTTGCGATCTTCGAGACGTTTGACGCTCATGCCATTAAACAGCATGTCGTCACGAGTCTTTCCCATCAATGCCCGGAACGGCGAAGCGGCGGAGCCGAGAAAGCCTGGTCCCGGTTCGTTGTAAGGACCGTGCGAGCAGGTGTAACACAAGCTGACGAACGGTGGGACGCTTGGATCCACCGAGCCCTGTAGCTTCGCGACGGCGGAGCCGAACTGTGGCCAACCACCGGCTGGTGTGAGCCCTTTCGGGTGGTGCCCGTTGTACACTTGGATCGCATCGTGGTCAGCCTGATTACCGACGAGAGATCGCACAATTGCCAATTTGTCCATGATCTTGGCAAGGCGCGGGAGGGCTTCGCAAATCTGGACGCCTGTGACGTTGGTTGGGATTGGTTTCCATGGACCTGCGAATTCACTTGGTGCGTTCGGTTTCAGGTCAAACATGTCCTGGTGGGGGGGGCCACCGACCAGGTAAATCAGAATGACTGATTTGTGTGACGAACGAACCCCTGAAGCGGCTTCGGCGCGAAGCAAGCTCGGAAGCGTGAGGCCACCTAGGCTCAACGCACCCATTTGAAGGAAGCCGCGACGCGGCAACTGGAATGGATGTGAAATCGGCATGGGAGACTCCGGCGGTGGGCGTGGAGACGGTTTCAGCCCACTCAGTCTCGCTCAAATGCTTTCACCGGTCAACCGTTTTTGACCGGTTATTTGATCGTGCCCGCTGGAATCGTGATCCAGCGCATGCTTCATCAAGTTGGAAAGCAGTTGCCAAATGACTAGAACGATTTTTTGCGTCGTTGCCAGTAGGTTGCACTGATCCCGAAGATGCCGAGAAGTGACCAGACAGCGAGGGTTGTGGGCTCCGGAACTGCCGGCGGTTCGTCAGTACCGATAGCAAAACCCGCCCTAAATCCGCCGTCAAATACTCCTGTAAAACTAGTTCCGGTCGGCACATCAGAAACTTGACCGTATTCGTCACTTCCCCAGCCGACGATCGAGCCGTCACTTCGTAAGGCGTAAAAATTGTAATCGCCCCCCGCGATCTGCACGAAGTCATTGCCTGATGGTACGTCGAGGAGGTTGGAATCGTCGTATCCCCAGGCGACGAGTGAACCGTCCGCACGAATCGCGGCGCCTTGGTAAGAAGAGGCGGCTACATCTTGAAACCCGGTGCCGGTCGGCGTGTCAGTGACCTGATTGTATTCATTGTATCCCCAGGCGGCGATCGATCCGTCTGCAGCCAGAGCATAGACATTCGCGTACCAGCTGACGACCTTCGTGTACCCGTTGTCGGTCGGGATGTGGGTGAGTTGATCGGAATCATCGTTTCCCCAGCCGTAGATCTTGCCATCAGAGTTGAGGGCAAAGCCGGCGTAATAGCCGTTCGAGAGCTGGACGAAGTCATTGCCTGATGGTACGTCGAGGAGGCTGTATTCGTCGCGTCCCCAGCCGACGATCTGGCCGCTGGAGTTGATGGCAAAGCCAGTGTAGTAAGAGCTGGCGACATCTTGAAACCCGGTGCCGGTTGGCGCGTCAGTGACCTGATTGTAGTCATCGTATCCCCAGGCGGCGATCGATCCGTCGCTATGCAAACCAAACCCAAATGCGTAATAGGAGGACATGTCGGTGAAATCGCCTCCGGTCGGGATGTCACTGATTTGATTGGAATCGTTGTCTCCCCAGCCGTAGATGATAGCCAGCGCGCGACGGGGACGCGATACTTGTCAGCAAGATGATCACGAGTAGGACCTGTCTGTTGGTGAATTTGATGACTGGCATTTTGGGGATCCTCGAACTTCAGTTATCTGTCTGCTTGTTGATTCGGCAAGAGTTTCATTTGATCAACCCAGGTCGGGTGCGCGATATTGGTTCACTATGGTAGCACCGTGATCTTGCGTATTGAAGCGATTCTGCGTTGACTTAGTCGTTTTTTGGGGGTGCATGTAAAAGTCGTGAAACGGTATTGCTCTTGGCTCGACACGATCGTGCCAATTCTGCGGTATTCGCTTTGTTAAGCGAACTGAATCGATTCAGCTTTTCAGCTGAATCACGATCGTGGTCGCTATCGTTCGGCGTCACCACATGGCTTTTTTTCGTTCGGTTTGGTGTCCAAGGTTGTGATGCGAGGAACGCTTGGCGTGCGCCGATTGACGAGCAGAAGTAAAGAGATTTGCCGGCACGTGTTACTGCCAAGCATCAAAAGGGATCAATGCTCGAATTGATAACTCCATCAAGCCAAAGCCGCGCCAGAAAGCAGGAGAACATTCGCCATGTCTGGCTGGATCTCTTTCCCTTAACTTTCTGGCAAAGGTTGATGGAGATTCGAATCTGGAGGCTGTAAATCTGTTACAAGCCACCGATCGTTGCATGTTGCCAGGAACCATCTGGCCGCCAAGGCAGGATTTCTTTTATCGCGAAAAATCGGGGTTTTTACCGTGTAATGGGTTTGCATGCTTTGGTTTGCGCGCCCGATTATTCGATGCACACGGATCTATTTTGTGTTCTGGACGAGATATTATTGAGTCGCATCGAGAACTTATTGGGAAGAATGTGTTGGATTTGATACGATGCGAGATCTGCTATCAATACGTGGAGCTGCCGCTATCAATACGTGGAGCTGCCGCGAAATCCACTTGTGATTCGGAACGTGACAGACGGATGGGCTTGGCGATGGATTCGACACAGATCGAAGTTAACGTACAACCCGGCAAGGTGACGACATGAGACAATGTTGGTCAGCAATTTTGCAGAATTGGCTCACGCGGCCGCAGGCGAGACGAATTTCAAGACGGCGTGACAGGAGACCGAGACAGCTTGAGTTGCTGGAGTCGCGCCGGGTTTTGGATGCGAAGCTACTGATCACAGAAGTCGTTGTCGCCAACGAAGAGGGCATCGAAGACGAAGACGGTGACCGTTCGGATTGGCTTGAAATCTACAACGCCGGTGACGCAACGGCGAATCTTGGCGGCTGGCATTTGACCGATGATTCGGAGCGAAAAGATAAATGGTCGTTTCCTCCGCTCTCGCTGCCGCCAGAGCAATATCTCATCGTCTTTGCGTCGGGAAAAAATCGCAGCGATGATTCGAGTCCGCTGCACACGAACTTCCGTCTCCAAGCGAGTGGGGAGTATCTTGGCCTGACAAATCACGAGCAGGTGGTGGTGAGTGAAATGGCACCGCAGTATCCTGCGCTGCAAAGCGATCGATCTTATGGCCTTGCCCAGCAGAGTAGCACGACGATTGCGGTCACCGAGGACACAGCCGTCCGGGCCCTGGTGCCCACGGAAGAAAACGGTGGATCGACGCTCGGGATATCGTGGACGGAACTTGGTTTCGACGACTCGAGTTGGTTAAGCAATTCTGGCCCCGTTGGATTTGAAGGGGATGTGGGCGGGTACACCGATCTGATCGGTCTCGATCTCGAAGCCGATATGTGGCGAGAGAATGCAACGGCATACATTCGTATCCCCTTTCAAATCGAAAATGCAGAAACACTGTATGGGATGACGTTGCGCGTTAAATGTGATGACGGCTTTGTTGCTTATGTGAATGGCACTGAGATTGCCCGTCGAAACGCTCCGGGAGTCCTCGATTGGAATTCGAAAGCGACGGCTCGGCCAAGTGATTCGGAAGCGAAGACGTTTGTGGATTTCGACGTCAGTTCGATGCTGGGGACACTGCGCAACGGTGAAAATCTACTCGCGATCCATGGGATGAATAGTTCATCGGGTTCCAATGATTTCTTGATTGGAGCCGAGTTGCGAGTGGAATTGCCGGGGCCGATTCAAGACGGAGGCTATCAGTTCTTTCAGCAACCGACTCCCGCTGGAGCCAATGGGCTTGTCGCATTCGACTCGCTGGTTGATCCTGTTTCGTTGGATCACGAACGCGGGTTCTATGAGTCGGCGTTTGATTTGCAATTGCAAACTGCTACCCCGGGTGCGAGTTTGATTTATACGACCGACGGTAGCTTGCCGACGCTCGACTCAGCGATCATCGTTTCACCACCCGATGCCCTGACTCCACCAACGGCGACCGTGCGAATTGATAAAACGACAACTTTGCGAGTTGCCGCGATACGAGAAGGCGCGATCTCGAGTCCGCTCGATACACACACGTTTTTGTTGTTGGAAGACGTGATTCACCAAGATGTGCAGCAAACACGAGATCGAGGTTTTCCGGAAACCTGGGGCAGCCGAAACACGATTCCAGATTACGGAATGGATCCTGATGTTGTGGGTCCGGACGATCAATTTGAAGGTCGTTTTGCAGCCCAAATGGTCGAGTCATTAACTGCTGTGCCTTCGGTTTCGATCGTGACCGAGATGGATGATTTGTTCGAAAAGGAAAATGGTATCTATGCCAATTCAGCCCGATATGGCTTTGATTGGGAACGCCCAACGTCCGTTGAAATAATTGGGGGTGACGATCAATTTGACTACCAAGGTCTGGCCGGTTTACGGATAGCAGGTGACAACGTACGGAACTTTGCAAATTCGTTGAAACAGTCGTTTCGACTTGAGTTTCGCGGGCGATATGGTCCAAGAAAACTTCGTCTGCCGCTGTTCGGAAATGATGCGTCGGATTCGTTCGACACCATTATCTTGAGGGGTGCTTACAACGATGGTTGGGTACATACTCCCCATTCAACGCAATACATTCGCGATACATGGGCCCGAACAACCCTGCTTGAAATGGGGAATCCACAGGCCCATGGACGCTTTGTGCATGTGTATTTGAACGGTGTTTATTGGGGTTTGTATAACGCGGTTGAACGTCCCAATGCCTCCTTCTCAAGCAATTATTTTGGCGGTGATAAGGATGAATGGGACGCGCTCAACACGGGGTCCGTTCGTGATGGTAATGCTTCCGCATGGCAGGCGGTACGTCGAGTAGCTCGCAACGCGCGCAAGTCGGATGCCGAGGTGAGTAACGCCGCTGTACTCGAATTGATGGGTAAGAATCCCGATGGCACGGACAATCCAGAGCTGGAAACTCTCATCGATTTTGACAACTACATTGACTACCTCATGGTGAATCACTATGGCGGAAACGTCGATTGGCCAGGGCGAAATTATTATGTGGGTCGCCGGCAGGGTCCCGAAAGTACGGGCTTCAAATATTACGCTTGGGACACCGAAAAAATCTTGGATCATGGGGAAGGTTCGTCATTAACCACCAATCGATTGAACGCGTCGGATGGAGTTGCAGAGGCCTATCGATCATTACGCGAGAACGAAGAGTTTCGCCTGATGTTTGCCGACCGAATTCAACGACATTTCTTCAATGGCGGAGTGCTTCATGTTGATCCTGCGTCGCCCGAATGGGATCCCGCTCATCCCGATCGTAATGTGCCCGCAGCACGCTACGACCAATTGGCGGCGGCAATTGAAACCGCGCTGATTGCCGAATCAGCACGCTGGGGCGATACTCAATCGACCGGCGTTCGGAAAGACAATCGCCTGTTTACTGTGGATGATTGGCAGCAAGTCCGCGAACGTCTCAATGAGCGTTATTTTCCCCGACGGTCTGCGATTGTGCTGGATCAATATGTGGAAGCCGGGCTCTTTCCTGCTGTGGCTGCGCCTGTCTTTAGCCAACACGGTGGCGAAATCACTCCGGGCACGCTGGTGAATGTCGAAGCCGTTGGCGATGTCTACTACACGACGGATGGCAGCGACCCAAGACAGAGTGCGTTGCGACAGGGCGAAACGGCTGGCGAAGTTGGTCTTACAGCCATGCAGTACACCCAGCCCATTTCGTTAAACGGGGCGACCGTTCTTCGAGCACGCACATTGGTTGACGGTGTTTGGAGTGCCTTGAATGAGGCGATCTATCGTTCTGCGACACCAAGTGTCAGGATTTCGGAACTGATGTATCATCCGGCCGAGGCAGATGATGGCGACTTCTCCGAGGCAGACCTTGAATATCTGACTGTTGTGAATGTCTCCGATCAGACCATCGACCTTGCCAATCTGCAGCTCGTAAAAGGAATTTCCTATCGGTTCCCTCAATTTGAACTTGCTGGCCACGAAGAGGCTGTGCTGGTGAGAAACACGGCAGCCTTTCAACATCGATACGGGGCGGCTGTGCGAATCATTGGGGAATATGGAGCGACTCCCGACGCATCTCGTTTGAGCAACGGCGGGGAAACCATTCAGTTGCTGGATTCGTCGGGGCAGACGATTCAGGAGTTTAATTATGACGATGCTTGGTATCCATCGACCGATGGCGGAGGATATTCACT
It encodes:
- a CDS encoding DUF1501 domain-containing protein gives rise to the protein MPISHPFQLPRRGFLQMGALSLGGLTLPSLLRAEAASGVRSSHKSVILIYLVGGPPHQDMFDLKPNAPSEFAGPWKPIPTNVTGVQICEALPRLAKIMDKLAIVRSLVGNQADHDAIQVYNGHHPKGLTPAGGWPQFGSAVAKLQGSVDPSVPPFVSLCYTCSHGPYNEPGPGFLGSAASPFRALMGKTRDDMLFNGMSVKRLEDRKSLLRRFDNIRRNLDSNDEMGAMDAFTQQAFGLLTSSRMADALDISQEPADVIERYGTGDPTVFMDSNGAPRVPQSLLMARRLIEAGARVVTLNYSKWDWHGGRNTEGRVNNSIFLREAEDFPPFDQCLSALVEDLHDRGLDKDCSVVVMGEFGRTPKISARTGRDHWPNVNCALLAGGGMKTGQVIGSTDKIAGEVASRPVTFGELYATLYHNLGITPEQATLPDLAGRPQYLTEDNAKPLSELV
- a CDS encoding lamin tail domain-containing protein — its product is MRQCWSAILQNWLTRPQARRISRRRDRRPRQLELLESRRVLDAKLLITEVVVANEEGIEDEDGDRSDWLEIYNAGDATANLGGWHLTDDSERKDKWSFPPLSLPPEQYLIVFASGKNRSDDSSPLHTNFRLQASGEYLGLTNHEQVVVSEMAPQYPALQSDRSYGLAQQSSTTIAVTEDTAVRALVPTEENGGSTLGISWTELGFDDSSWLSNSGPVGFEGDVGGYTDLIGLDLEADMWRENATAYIRIPFQIENAETLYGMTLRVKCDDGFVAYVNGTEIARRNAPGVLDWNSKATARPSDSEAKTFVDFDVSSMLGTLRNGENLLAIHGMNSSSGSNDFLIGAELRVELPGPIQDGGYQFFQQPTPAGANGLVAFDSLVDPVSLDHERGFYESAFDLQLQTATPGASLIYTTDGSLPTLDSAIIVSPPDALTPPTATVRIDKTTTLRVAAIREGAISSPLDTHTFLLLEDVIHQDVQQTRDRGFPETWGSRNTIPDYGMDPDVVGPDDQFEGRFAAQMVESLTAVPSVSIVTEMDDLFEKENGIYANSARYGFDWERPTSVEIIGGDDQFDYQGLAGLRIAGDNVRNFANSLKQSFRLEFRGRYGPRKLRLPLFGNDASDSFDTIILRGAYNDGWVHTPHSTQYIRDTWARTTLLEMGNPQAHGRFVHVYLNGVYWGLYNAVERPNASFSSNYFGGDKDEWDALNTGSVRDGNASAWQAVRRVARNARKSDAEVSNAAVLELMGKNPDGTDNPELETLIDFDNYIDYLMVNHYGGNVDWPGRNYYVGRRQGPESTGFKYYAWDTEKILDHGEGSSLTTNRLNASDGVAEAYRSLRENEEFRLMFADRIQRHFFNGGVLHVDPASPEWDPAHPDRNVPAARYDQLAAAIETALIAESARWGDTQSTGVRKDNRLFTVDDWQQVRERLNERYFPRRSAIVLDQYVEAGLFPAVAAPVFSQHGGEITPGTLVNVEAVGDVYYTTDGSDPRQSALRQGETAGEVGLTAMQYTQPISLNGATVLRARTLVDGVWSALNEAIYRSATPSVRISELMYHPAEADDGDFSEADLEYLTVVNVSDQTIDLANLQLVKGISYRFPQFELAGHEEAVLVRNTAAFQHRYGAAVRIIGEYGATPDASRLSNGGETIQLLDSSGQTIQEFNYDDAWYPSTDGGGYSLTIRDATGPFERWNQSEGWRPSVGRGGSPGLDDAVADINRDAEIDVSDVDLFCAMVRDRDLTADLTGDGSLEDDLDFLIQDVWRTTYGDTNLDGIFDSEDLIAISQADHFEDGIRNNSSWRHGDWNCDGEFDTSDLVLAFQSGKYVANR